The Gossypium hirsutum isolate 1008001.06 chromosome D06, Gossypium_hirsutum_v2.1, whole genome shotgun sequence genome contains the following window.
GTAGCATTTTGACAAAGTATCAATAATGGTGACCAACTAGTGGTGAGCAAATAATTTATCTTATTATATATGCAAGTTATGAATCAAAAActtatttaactaaataaaatattattatgttaaaaataaataaatttagagtaataaaaaactaatttctatttttcaacgagcaattaaatctaaatataagaaattattattatatttaaattaaattaaatatttaattaattaaagtcaGATAAATATTGATTCGTGTTGAATTACATTTTGGTTGTAATTTAAActattcaaatttttatataagtaatattttgttattttaaattattttttacttgaaataattttattattatattaaaattaatataaaaaattcaatagatataatcagataaaatattaaattacactTTATATTCAATTTGAAATACATTTTttgttgtaatttaatttgtttaaatttataaataagtaatattttatctatactattatttaagctatTAACTGATGGTGTCACGAGTCAATTAGGCTCTAACTCGATtaggaaaattatgaaaatgtcatttcataaaataaattatattatttgagggtattttagttttttaatttttaacaatatccAATCAAAACTTTTCATGCGATTGGATTTGACTGTactattaacattaataaaatattaatttgaccactaaatcaaaactttattttaatataatatttacattttaattttattatgcaaactttattacctccatcaattgtatatttatattatcatttaagcctctgactgagttggtgtcacgaatCAACCAAATACCAACTCGATAGGAAAATTATAGAAATGTATTTCTgtaattaataatgttgttgatcaagttggtgtcacaagtcgaCTTGACACTAACTCAAGATTGATGATAGCACCATGATTCACCATTGTAGTACATTTGGTAtttttaatatgatgtatttacgtgtttaaatttcattttactcacaatttaatccattttttattttaacatcgtacgtatttcattcatatgttattagtttcattatttattgtatgttatttttaaactaaCATCAATGCTAGTTTCCACACACATACGTATGCGATAAAATTTCtagttattttaaattattttactcaaacataagaaaataattttattatattaaaacaaaaaattgaataaataaaatccGATACATATTGAACCAAATTGGGTGGTCGGTTGAAATATTAGTCCGAAAATAGGGGTTGTATCGATTGACTCGAGAATCGATACATATTGGTCGAACTAagctaaaaaaatcaattgaatcaattttctttatttttaaaatatatttttcattttcattaatttttaataatttatttagtcgAACCAGACGGACCGATCAAATTAGGAACTAATGACCTAATTAGTTTAGGTACCAACTTGGGAAAGCATAGTAGTTTAGGTGCCActtatgacaaaaaaaaagattagtaCTATTTGTgggttaaatcaaattttaataattttctccataatttttttatcaatatcaTTATATGTTCTAATCATATCTaatctttttgacacaatgcctaaaactactcatagctcctcccaacccataaatagaaggataatgcgtTTTAACACATTCGAACCCATATCCTCCTACATTAGCAACAATATCCATGCCAATCAAGTTAGTACTCAATGGGCCCCTAACTTTTAAATATAATTCTAATAACTCTACTTTAATTTTGACAACTCTTTTAAAACTTTGACAATATCCATATAACCATATAAAAAAGGACAAGTGGTACACCCACCGCttttttaaaatggttaaattttaattttggtctcTATAATATACTTAAATTTAAGATATagtttatatactttaatttctaacataatttgatctttatagttttataatattattaattagtaaaataattaatatcgttaaattttgattaaaacgttacgtggttatatataatttaaatatcctAAATCTTAAAGACTAATATGTGCATCACCTTTTTATACGTTATAAGACAatgatcaaatttcaattttgatctctagactatgttaaaatttgagatttaaacgatataatttatttttttaacataattagatccctataattttataatgttattagttaatctaaatagttaatattgttaactatttcaatcaaaatattgAGTCAATTTTTCCTAAGAATACTATTCCAATAGATGATTTTGAATggttgtttttaagaaaaatcctAATAAGCATTTTCAACGTTatcaagtatttttttttaatttcaaaatatcacatcaaataatttagggtaaattatacaaatggtcactcaactatgcTCGCGTTcctgttttagtcacttaactttaaaagtatttaatttagacACTAAACCTTGTATTCGTCCCTATTTTGATAACCCGTCGTTCAATTGATAACGGAAATAATGACATGACATTTTTCTAACTAGTATAATTACACATTTAATCatcaatacttacatattctatcaatttgatcttaattttaaataattcaataaatttaacccttcacgtgtacaaattctatcaatttgatactCATATTTCCTAACCAATAGAAAGCTTTGACAACATAGGCATTCCAAACcccaaaaaggggaaaaaaacttCTCCAATTGTGCAAATATAACACACTTTACGGGTTTCTTGAGAATTAAACTAtacaagattttaatttttgGGTCATTTAAATTTCtactttttattgtatttaatgGTTATCCAATTTAATCCACGGCTCAAAGATAGGTTCTTTGTtggaaaaatagaattttttttttgttaattgattttattttatatgccAAATCATCTATAAAGAAGAACCgcaatttttatgttaattattctggattttattgaattaattagTACCTATTGCTAGATTTTATGTTTCTTAAGCTTAGTTCTTTAGATTTGGATGTTCAGCGGTGATCCAACTATTTGATTTCTGTGTTATTTATTACATGTTATATTTGTacaattggattttttttttgggagggggggattttacaaatttatagatagctgaaattttttgttaaaaaatttgagGATCAAATCGATAGAACTTATAAATacgaagggttaaatttattgaattattaaaattaggatcaaattgataaaatatacaGGTGACTATTTGTATAATTTACCCAATAATTTAATAGAAGATTAAAAATAAGAGTGATTAAATTCCATAGGTAATTATCCCAACACAAAGAGTGGATAGAGAAGGATACTAGTTTGACATAATTATGAACTGAGGCATATTAAAGAAAGCAAAAGCAAAAGTGCAATTTGGTAAAAAGAGAAAACAAGCCTGCCTGGGATCCACTATACAAGTGACATAAAAAAAAGTTGGAAAAAAGGCTACATAATAAATTCATCTGAAAAGCTAATAACTCAAGTGGGGCAAAGCTTCAATGACTATTGCAAGCATGAAGGCAAGCAAGTCAACAATGGTGGAAACTGGAAACAGGGCCTGAATTCTGTGATCACAATTAACACTTTGGGAAATTCCCCCAAAATTTTCCATCAATTTGGAAATATACAGAAGTATAATCACGGGTAAAAGTATCGAGACCTTTGTATTAAGAGTAGGGTTGTATTTTACCCTCTCTcataaaaaataggcaaattaacTCTTATaagttaaatcaaagagcaaactaatctttctgttaaaaattccatctaaTTTTTTACTGCTAAAATTTGATCTCTATATGTACACATAACACGTCAGGTGTAACTGTCTAATTactctattaattattttttaacagtGGAAAtagatgaatttaaaaaaaaaaaaatttactctttgatctaatatacaagAGCTAATTTGCCCGTAAAGCGGACAAAATACAATTTGATTCTAGTATGAGAGCCCCACATGCACGCAGACATTCATATACAAACAAAGATATATAACAAATTTGCAACTGATATATTAGTTATTATTCCCTTATACCCTGTTGCAGCCTGAAGGATAATGTTACAGCAAATACTAAAAATATCGTCATGAAGCAAGCAAGTTATGGGGCAAAATGCTAAACTGACATTCTGATTTAGCTATAACATACAAAAGGATAACTAGTTAAACGTACCTCGGATTCAGTGGTGGAAACGGCAACAAAACAACTAAAACAAGCACCACGTAAGGAGTTGAAGACCTCCCCACCTGGTTAAATTGGAACTTCAATTGTGAAGTTCCGATTGGCATGCTTTGCTTTGCTTTTGATGTGTATTTTTTCCTGTAGGTAAGAAGACAGAGATACAATATAAACCCAGACAAAATCAAGATAATTGCAATATGTCCAAGCTAGATTTATACAAGCACAGCTAAAACCAGAAACTGTCAACAATTTCAGAAACCAAGTACGTGTCCCGATCaatagaaacaaaatataaatacattACATGCTTTATAGAATTGATAAAAGAAGTTCTAGGAAAAAGATGGATGAGTTAACTATTCAAAGATTCACAAACAGCTCAACGAATGGTACTAATGCAGTTTCTAACCAATTACAATTGGATAGAAAGTATTCACAAACATAAACCATGAAAAAATGCCCCACAAAAAAAACTAATAGCAGTTATCATGTTTGAATGATTCAACATGTCATAGATATATCAGGATTCACTTCATATATAAATTGACTAAAAACAGAGAACTTCTATCACTattttacttatatttaactatttgATGCATAAAACTGCAGTCGAGTGGTTCCAATACAAACAAACATCCTATCTAATGAGCAAATGTATCCTATTCAGTATGCATACAAAGAACAGGAAGCAATATACTGCACAAATCCAACTAATGTATCGATAATTGATCATATACGGAGAAAAAAGATTTGAGCGAGCTTGCTAAATAACAGAAATataggaaaataaaaaagaacctaTCACTTAGATGAAGATTCAATTCTAAAGGCCATCAACAGCACAacgtatttttaaaaaatacacagAAACAGAATCAGATACTACAATACACTATAATGTAACCAGCTCAAGACCCAGAGTGTTTTTCCCACTATTTTCATTGCAACTTCACGTCGTCCATCCAAGTTAACTCCGGGAACTGCCGTTACTACTTGCCAACCTCCTCAAAGTGCAAGCCATGAAACTCCTCCCACCCAAAATCCCTGAAAGCTTAAAGGATGTTGAACGAGCTGTGCTGCTTGAAGCAATGCCTGGAGCTCCAATTTGACCAGCCACAACAGGAGGAATTCCATCTCCATTATCTTGTACTACACCATCATTGGCAGTCACATCTAAATGTTCCCCCATATCCAAATTAACCGAGAGTGAACCTCTATTTGCTCTTAACCAATCAGCCCCTTCCGGAGTTACTCCTCTACATTTCTTCACCTTCACTTTAACCAAATTAGGGCAACCACTAGCAAGGGCTTCCATTCCATGATCTGATATGGGGCAACTCTTAATACAAAGCTTCTTTAAAGCTATACATTTCAAAGCAATACAACAAATCTCGGCATCACCAACTGTATCACTACCACATAGAGCTAACCGTTCCAAATTCTGACAATTCGAAGCTAACATTTCCAAACTCAGTTTTGTCGGATTAACACCAATAAGAACTAATTCTTGTAAATTAGAACAAGATTTCGCAACAGCGATTAATCCATGGTCACCTATTCGATTTGCTTTCCATCCATCAATATGAAGCTTCCTTAACAATTTGCATTTCTCTGCAACAGCTCCTAGTCCGGCATTTGTACACACCGGAGTCTTAACAAGGTGAAGAATTTCTAGGTTTAAACTGTTTGATATAGCCTCGAGACCGACATCGCTGACTTGAATCCTCTCCATATGTATCTCTATAATACTCGTGACCTGATCCATTATAAGAGGGAAAAGCTTATCCCAATCACCAGAGCATCTAAAAAGTTTCAAAGATCTCAGATTCCTTGCACCAATAATAAGCGGACCAAAACATTGTCCGTTATAAAGCTCCTTTAAGCAAATCGTTTTCAACGATGCCGCCGCCAGCCCTGGCCCTATCGGCTCAGCTGCAGCTCCGTCGATGATGCCACGAAGTCGTTTCACAGAAAGCTCCTCAAGAGCCGGACAGTTGTCGAGCACGGCGTTCATGCCTTTAGCTCCAAAAGTACAAGATCCACACGAAAGCTTCTTTAGACCTCTACAGTTTTTAGCGAAAGCCAACATACCTGCATCAGTTAAGTCACGGCAAGCTCGGAGCTTAAGACGAGTCAAATTCCGGCAACGTTCCGAGATCGAAGCAAGTGCTTCGTCACCTATGCCGACAGATCTACGATCACATTTCAAAGCCAATTTCGTGACAGCATCGAAACGAGAGAAGATTGAAGGAATCAAAGGATGTAGATCTGATTGAGCGTTGAGAGAAAGCCGGTGACGACTCTGACCTTCAATCCTCAACCACCGGCGGCAAACAAGGGAACACCGTTTCCTATCAGCCGGAGTAAGAGACTGAAAAACACAAGCTAAACATTCGTCCGGTAGATCCGATATGAAATCGGATAATTCATCAATCACTTCAGCTTCCTCGGTTTTCATCGGAGAGATCAGAACCGCTGATTTGGAGTAAGACCGTTGACTATGATTACAATCCCGACGAGTCGTGAGTTTCGCCGACGAAACTGACTGGCCCATCCACGGCAACTAACTAAACCTAAAACTGAAAACAAAAACAGCCACAGGTAATTATCCTGGGCAAAACCGTAGAGAAATGCAAAAGGAGAGATTTACCATTAACATGTTCTTAAGCtctcttcatcatcttcttcaattcaATTTTGCTCTTCTTGGAATTGTCAATGTCAAATTTCAGTTGGCTTTTATTAATTGTGTTGATTTATTGCTTCATAATAAATCTTCGAAGTCAGAGTTCTAGAAAATGAAAATTctgaatcaaaatttttaattaaattccatTAAATTAGAGAATAATAGGAGCTTAAATGCGCTCCATTCTTATCTTTCTGATTTCCTTAAAATACGCTGTTAGTCcctatattttcataaaatttaaaatttaatctctatactttttattttttttatttaatggcaAACTTCAATAGTCAGCCAACTATATATTTtgcttttttattaatttattttagtgtaaactattaaaataattacttttatttCTCTCGGGTTATATTTTAGCCACTTATGCTTGAAATGTTAGTGTTAATTACCACTaacggtgtaatggtaagctgaggtgacatgttaaattatcattttaaatgaaaattttaagttaaattatacaattggtccctatattttttttcattttgagcaatttatttttttcttttacgttcaaagaaatgaagaagggaggaaaatagagggagaagcagaagagaatagaaaaaaaaaggaaagttaaaagaacataaaacgAAAAAATATAAGGATCAATTGTATagttttaacataatttttttttgtttgaaatgataatttaacgtgctagtcagcttactgttacatcgttaacaacaattaacagctcaatgactaaaatgttacaacacgttaacgtgactaaaacataatatttcaaacataaataattaaaagaaaaaaaaacaaaagtgattattttaacAGTTTACCCTTTCTTTTTAACTTAagcgaaattttaattttcatcgCGTGACATTTAAATACCCTATCCATTTGTTATTCAAAGAGTTCATCCTTGCACACTATCTTGTTGTATAATATATACAGATAGTATTTGGTAAATTGGcagtatataatttttattttgtaagtagttttaaaaaattagtatGTTTTGTCTATTAGTTTTAGCTTAATTGGTATGGACATTGTTATTAATGTAGTAAAACATGGAGTCGAATGTGTTgaaacacattatcctcctatttatgagttggagaGTGGTTATGGGTAATTTTAAAACTTGTATcagaaaaaatagatataatcaaaacaaattgatccaaaaattttatcattttatatatatatatattataaataaaagatatataagatttatttttttaaataaaataaattaaatatatcattttaaattatcGTTCAAACCACACATTCCTTCACGGTTCAACACTTTACTTTTTCtaatatcaaagaaaaaaaaagtttccttttctttttctcatgaCATGTTGTAATAAGTACAACTCCATCATATAATATCTTTTGATATTTTCTTTGAatgatttttaattcaattgaCATAAACATTGTTATTAATGTAAAAAAATGTAggttcgagtgtgctgaagcacattatactcctatttaagggttagggAGGGGCTATAAGTAATTCTAAGCATTGtttcaaaaagaataaatatgatCGACTCTAATAAATGCAATAATACAACAAAGTCTTAACATTGATGtgtatcaaaattttttttagttaaaaggtaggGCAAAGGTGTTTTAAAGATTGAGTTCGTAACaaatattaattgaattttttaaaagaattataagtacaatcaaaatataaatatacatgcgAGGAATTATAAGTATCAGATTATTACAACATAGATTATTCGAAGAATCACGAAATAAATCAAACATTAAAGTATAATTGAAATAAGAATAGGTACACTTTAGTCTAAGGCCAACAAACTAAATTAACTTGACTAAAACCCGCACATGTTCGAAGAACTAAAAGTATCGAATTATTTTAGAATGGATTGTCCGAAAAATCACAAAGTAGATCAATCGTTAAAGCACAACCAGAATAAGAATTGATACACTTTAGACTAAAGCCAATAAACTGAGCTGACTTGACTAAAACCCACGCATGACAATTGCATATGTTGAGACTTGAAGATCCTTCTTAAACTTAGATACTCAAAACCCAATGCATCCTCCTTAATAAAGACTTCAacacaaattttttttgttactccaccTATTTAGCCATTTTAAGGTACTTGAAAGATTTTCTGATCCAGACCAGCCCGTATTTTGTAAAGGGTAAAGCCACAATAATCCCTCACTGGGGTCCAGCCCAACCATGATCCTTGAAGGGCCTCACTGAGCAGCCCAAGAACCACTTGTTCAAACATTTTATCATGCCAACTGAGGATGTACAACTCTGCCAAAGATACTATTATAATTtcatatcttttttatttattaaaattttatatataattatcttaacaatttttaatatttacattatagtagtattacatattactatagatttaattttatgtgttataaataaaaataacataatgtaaaatgttacaaacttaaaaaatgggccgggtcAAACCTGGCTcgggccttgaatgttcaagcacGAGcccaatctattttttaaatgagTCTAACTTTTTTGCTCAAACCCTCCCAAATTTCAAGTTGGCCTTCAGACGGACCTAGACGTGTAACTCGACTTATAGGCAAGTCTAAATGCAATCGTTTTTACTTTAGATGCGGagattaatatttaaattcaaatattctaATCACTATTCATTATAAATTTAGATTTGATATACATTATTCGAATCCCCTTCTCTATAGTATCTAGACAATT
Protein-coding sequences here:
- the LOC107930578 gene encoding putative F-box/LRR-repeat protein 8, which gives rise to MGQSVSSAKLTTRRDCNHSQRSYSKSAVLISPMKTEEAEVIDELSDFISDLPDECLACVFQSLTPADRKRCSLVCRRWLRIEGQSRHRLSLNAQSDLHPLIPSIFSRFDAVTKLALKCDRRSVGIGDEALASISERCRNLTRLKLRACRDLTDAGMLAFAKNCRGLKKLSCGSCTFGAKGMNAVLDNCPALEELSVKRLRGIIDGAAAEPIGPGLAAASLKTICLKELYNGQCFGPLIIGARNLRSLKLFRCSGDWDKLFPLIMDQVTSIIEIHMERIQVSDVGLEAISNSLNLEILHLVKTPVCTNAGLGAVAEKCKLLRKLHIDGWKANRIGDHGLIAVAKSCSNLQELVLIGVNPTKLSLEMLASNCQNLERLALCGSDTVGDAEICCIALKCIALKKLCIKSCPISDHGMEALASGCPNLVKVKVKKCRGVTPEGADWLRANRGSLSVNLDMGEHLDVTANDGVVQDNGDGIPPVVAGQIGAPGIASSSTARSTSFKLSGILGGRSFMACTLRRLASSNGSSRS